The DNA window CACTTCGGCGCGATCCTGGGCACCGGCAGCCTGACGCGGTACAACCGGCGCATCGGCGCGCCGACCGTCGTGATCCACGGCCGCGCCGACAAGCTGATGCGCCCCTCCGGGGGCCGGGCCGTTGCGCGCGCCGTCACCGGGGCTCGACTATTCTTGTTTGACGGCATGGGCCACGACCTACCTCAACAACTGTGGGATCGGCTGATCGGCGTGCTGACGAGCAATTTCGCCGAGGCCAGCTGAGGTCGGTCGGCCGGGATTTTCACGGGGTTGGGAGCGAATTCCGTGGGAACTCTGTCAGGGCCAAAATCGTGGCGTTGGAAGGATGGTTGACGATGAGCGACCTGAAACCCTATTACGAAGAGTCGCAGGCGACGTACGACCTCTCGGACGACTTCTTCGCGTTGTTCCTCGACCCCAACATGGTCTACACCTGCGCCTACTTCGAGCGCGACGACATGACGCTGGAAGAGGCGCAGCTCGCGAAGCTGGACCTGGGGCTGGACAAGCTGCACCTCGAGCCCGGAATGACGCTGCTCGACGTCGGATGCGGCTGGGGCGGGGCCGTGGTCCGAGCCCTCGAGAAATACGACGTCAACGTCATCGGGATCACGCTGAGCCGAAATCACTACGCGCGCACCAGAGATCGGCTGGCCGAGATTCCGACGACCCGGCGGGCCGAGGCCCGGCTGCAGGGTTGGGAGGAGTTCGACGAACCCGTCGACCGGATCATCAGTTTCGAGGCGTTCGACGCGTTCAAGAAGGAGCGGTGGCCCGTTTTCTGGGACTGGGCCTACAAGACGCTCCCCGACAACAGCCGGATGATGATGCACAGCATCTTCACGCGGCCGCAGTCATACTGGCACGAGCACGGCATCCCGATCACGATGACGGACCTGCGTTTCCTGCGCTTCCTCGGCAAGGAGATCTTCCCCGGCGGGCAGATGTGCGGCGAACCCGACATCGTCGACAACGCACGCCACAGCGGGTTCTCCATCGAGCAGGTCCAATACCTGCAGCCCCATTACGCCCGGACCCTCGACATGTGGGCGGCCAACCTGGAGGCCAACCGCGAACGCGCTATCGCCGTCCAATCCGAAGAGGTCTACGACCGCTTCATGCGCTATCTCACCGGCTGCGCGGGCCTGTTCCGTAAGGGCATCTCCAGCGTCGCCCAGTACACGCTCACGAAGTGAGGGCGGCCGCCCACGGCGCGCCGCCGGATCCCGCTGCGCCACTTCGGGTTCGGCCGACGGTTCACACGGAGCGCAGCTCGTCCGGCGCGCATGCGCCGACGGTCCCCACCTCGTACGTCTTCGACGCTGTGGCGCTTTCGCGGCCGGGATCGCTTTCCGTTCGGCGCCCGCCGCGGCCGCCGTCGTGGCGCGTTGGCAAACAAGCGACCGCTGGGTAGCATCGCTGCGAACGTAAACCAGGAGAGCATTTCCAGCATGTCCGAGCAACCGACGAGTCCGGGGACGACGCGGACGCCGTTCGATGACGTCCGGCCCGGCTACGACGTGGTCATCGTCGGTGCCGGTTTCGGCGGCATCGGCGCGGCGATACAGCTCAAACGGCTCGGATACGACAACATCGCGATCCTGGAACGCGAGCCCGGCCTTGGGGGCACCTGGTACCTCAACCGGTATCCGGGCCTGGCCGTTGACGTTCCGGGCACCACCTACTCGTACTGGTTCGAGCCCAACCCGCACTGGTCACGGCTGTTTCCGCCCGGTGCCGAGCTGCGGCAGTACGCCGAAGACGTCGCCGACAAGTACGACGTGCGCCGCCACATCCGGTTCGACACGACCGTCGAGAGCGCGCGCTGGGACGAGGACGCTCACGTGTGGCGGGTGGCACTGGCCGGCGGCGACGGCCTGACGACGCGCTTTCTGATCACCGCCACCGGATTCCTGTCACAGCCGCACACACCGCAGATTCCCGGCATCGAGGGTTTCGGCGGCAAGATCGTCCACACCACGGCGTGGGATCACGACTACGAGTTCGAGGGGCGGCGCGTCGCGCTCATCGGAACCGGGGCGACCGCGGTGCAGTTGATTCCCCAACTGGCCGCCAAAGCCTCCGACCTCACGGTGTACCAGCGCACCGCGATCCATGTGGTGCCCAAGATCGACTTCGCCATCCCGGCCTGGCTGCGTTGGGTGTTCGCCCAGATCCCGCTTGTGCAGCGCGCCCTCAGGCAGGTGACCGACACCGTTTTCGACGTGATCCTGGACGGTGCGCTGCACTACCGCGGTTTGCGGCGGCTGAACATCGCCGCGTCGGATCTCTCGAAGATCAACCGCTTCATCGCGATCCGCGACAAGGAATTGCGCCGCAAGCTGACGCCCGACTACGACTTCGGCTGCAAACGCCCGACCTGGTCGAACAGCTACTATCGCACCTTCGCCAAGCCCCACGTACATCTGGAGACCAACCGCATCGAGCGGATCGAGCCCGACGGCATCGTCACCGTCGACGGACACAAGACCGTCATCGACACGTTGGTGCTGGCCACCGGTTTCGACCTCTGGGACGCCAACTTCCCCGCCTTCGAGGTGGTCGGCCGAAAGGAGCGGAACCTCGGGAAATGGTGGCGCGATGCCGGGTTCCAGTCCTACCAGGGAGTGTCCATACCGTATTTCCCCAACCTGTTGAGCCTGGCCAGCCCGTTCGCGTTTTCCAGCTTGTCGTTCTTCAACACCGTCGAATATCAAATGCGGCACATGGACCGGCTTTTCGGTGAGCTCCAGCGCCGGGGAGCCACCGAGTTCGAGGTGACCGAGGGGGCGATGGCGCGGTTCATGGATCGGATGACCGCACGCCTCGACAAGACCGTCTTCCACGCGGGCGACTGCACCACCTCGCGGTCCTATTACTTCGACCCCACCGGCAGGGCGTCATTGCTGCGGCCCACGTCGGTGCTCAACGCGGTGCGGGAGGCGTCGCGCTTCCCGCTGACCGATTACACGATCAGCTGACCCGAATCGAGAAATCCCCCGCAAGCGTGTTTTGAATCCATCGCTCGTGCCCGACCGCGAGTAGGGTGCCCGCAACGGCATCGAGCAAAGGTGCCGGTCCGGTCGGGAGGCCACGATGTTCGAGCACCGGGTGGGGACCACGCTCAAGCGGTCGGATCATGACTCCAATCTCGAGAACGTGCAGGCACACTACGACCTGTCGAACGAGTTCTTCGCGCTGTTCGTGGATCCGACACGCACCTACAGCTGCGCCTACTTCCCGCACCAGGGCATGTCCCTGCACGAGGCTCAGCTCGCCAAAGTCGACCTGACGCTCGACAAGCTGGGGTTGCGGCCGGGGATGACGCTGCTCGACATCGGCTGCGGCTGGGGTTCGGTGCTGAAGCGCGCCGTCGAGCGCTACGACGTCAACGTCGTCGGCCTGACGCTGTCGAAGAACCAGCACTCCTACTGCCGGCAGGTTCTCGAGGGCATCGACACCGACCGGTCGCGACGGGTGCTGCTGCGCGACTGGGCGGAGTTCGACGAACCGGTGGACCGCATCGTCGTCATCGAGGCGCTGGAGCACTTCGGGTTCGACCGGTACGACGACTTCTTCAAGTTCGTCTACAACGCCCTGCCCGCCGACGGCGTCATGCTGCTGCACTCGATCACCGGGCTGCACGTCAGGCAGGTCATCGAGCGCGGCATCCCGCTGACGATGGAGATGGCGAAGTTCATCCGGTTCATCGTGACCGAAATCTTCCCGGGTGGCCGGCTGCCGACGATCGAGACGGTCGAAGAGCACGCGGCGAACGCAGGTTTCACGGTGCCCCGCGTCCAGTCGTTGCAGCCGGACTTCGCCAGGACCCTCGACCTCTGGACCGGTGCACTGGAGGCACGACACGACGAGGCGGTCGCCATCCAGTCCGAGGAGGTCTACCAGCGCTACCTGAAGTACCTGACCGGATGCGCCAACGCGTTCCGGATGGGCTACATCGACTGCAACCAGTTCACCCTGGCAAAGTGAGGCTCTCGTGCCGACCAGCGTATTTCGGGAGCGCACGGCGCAGTGGGTATGGTTGCAACGAACATCACCCAGGAGAACAACACAGCATGGTTGAGCAACCGAAGAGCCCCACCAAGACGCGGACACGCTTCGAGGACATCCAGGCCCACTACGACGTCTCCGACGACTTCTTCGCGCTGTTCCAGGATCCGAGCCGGACGTACAGCTGCGCGTATTTCGAGCGCGACGACATGACCCTCGAAGAGGCCCAGTACGCCAAGATCGACCTGAACCTGGACAAGCTGGACCTCAAGCCGGGCATGACGCTGCTCGACATCGGTTGCGGGTGGGGCACCACGATGAAGCGGGCCGTCGAGCGCTTCGACGTCAACGTGATCGGCCTGACGCTGTCGAAGAACCAGCACGCCCGCTGCGAGCAGGTGCTCGGCGCGCTCGACACCACCCGCTCGCGTCAGGTGCGGCTGCACGGCTGGGAGGACTTCAACGAACCGGTCGACCGGATCGTGTCGATCGAGGCCTTCGAGCATTTCGGGCACGAGAACTACGCCGACTTCTTCAAGCGGTGCTTCGACATCATGCCCGACGACGGCCGGATGACCGTGCAGAGCAGCGTCAGCTACCACCCCTACGAGATGGCGGCCCGCGGCAAGAGAATCACCTGGGAGACGGCGCGCTTCATCAAGTTCATCGTCACCGAGATCTTCCCCGGTGGCCGGCTGCCCTCCACCGAGATGATGGTCGAGCGCGGCGAGAAGGCGGGTTTCGTTGTGCCCGAACCGCTTTCGCTGCGTCCCCACTATATCAAGACGCTGCACATCTGGGGTGACACGCTGGAGTCAAACCGGGAGAAGGCCATCGAGGTCACCTCCGAAGAGGTCTACGACCGCTACATGAAGTACCTGCGGGGCTGCGAGCACTATTTCTCCGACGAGATGCTGGACTGCAGCCTGGTGACCTACCTCAAGCCGGGGGCGGCCGCCTAGCTGGTCGCAACGGTGCCGCGCCGTTCGTGGGACAGGTAGAGAGTGAAAGCACACGGCTTCGCTCCAGCGAAGCCGGGGCGCTGGTGCCGCTCGAGGAGCAGGACCGGGGCCGAGGGGGCTGCGGGCCCGTACCTGCCGCAGGCGGTGATCGCGGCGTTGCACGCGACGGCGCCGTCCCGGGAGCAGACGGATTGGCCGGCGATCTGTGTGGCCTACCGGTTGGCGTGGCTGACCGGCTCGCCGGTGGTGCGTGCCAACCGCGCGCTGGCCGTCGTGTTCCGCGACGGCTCGCTGGCCGGCCTGGACGAGGTCGCCGACGATGCCCGGCTGGCCCGCTCGAACCTCGTCGCGACGGTGCGCGCCGATTTGCTGCGGCGCGCCGGGCGACCGGCCGAGGCCGTCGCCTGGTACCGGGCCGCCTTGGAAGCCAACGGATCCGAGCCGGGTCGGGCGTTTCCGCGACGCCGCATCGCCGAATGCGGCAGCTAAGCGTTTTCGCCACACCAGTCACACCGGTAGCGCCCGGGAAGCCGCCATTCCGATTGCAGACCCGATATCGCGGGCGATATCGCGTTTGAAACTTGTCTAATGGTTCAGGCGCGGTTGGCGGCGCCACAGGCGCGGGCACGCTTCATTCGTCGGCACCCTGGGGGCGCCGACTCACTACGCCTCGGCGAAGTTGCGGGTGATCGACGGGTCGACGGGAATGCCCGGGCCGGTCGTCGTCGAGACGGTGATCTTCTTCAGGTACCGGCCCTTTGACGCGGACGGCTTGAGCCGCAGCACCTCGTCGAGCGCGGCGCCGTAGTTCTCGGCGAGGCTCTTCTCGTCGAAGGACGCCTTGCCGATGACGAAGTGCAGGTTGGCCTGCTTGTCCACCCGGAAGTTGATCTTGCCGCCCTTGATGTCGGCGACGGCCTTGGCGACGTCGGGGGTGACGGTGCCCGTCTTGGGGTTGGGCATCAGGCCGCGCGGACCCAGCACCCGGGCGATGCGGCCGACCTTGGCCATCTGGTCGGGCGTCGCGATGGCGGCGTCGAAGTCGAGGAACCCGCCCTGGATCTTCTCGATCAGGTCGTCGCTGCCGACGATGTCGGCCCCGGCGGCCTGCGCCTGTTCGGCCTTCTCCCCGACCGCGAACACCGCGACCCGGGCCGTCTTGCCGGTGCCGTGCGGCAGGTTGACGGTGCCGCGGACCATCTGGTCGGCCTTGCGCGGGTCGACGCCGAGGCGGATCGCGACCTCGACGGTCGCGTCCTGCTTGGCCGACGACGTCTCCTTGGCCAGCTTGGCCGCCTCCAGCGGGCTGTACAGTTTGTCGCGGTCCACCTTCTCCGCGGCGGCGCGGTAGGCCTTGCTGTTCTTGCTCATCAGGTATCCAATCTCGTGGTTGGTTGTGGTTGTCAAGCGGGCCGAAGCTGGCCCTCCCACCCGTCGGTGACGGTTATTCGACGGTGATGCCCATCGACCGGGCCGTCCCGGCGATGATCTTGGCGGCGGCGTCGATGTCGTTGGCGTTCAGGTCGGACTTCTTGGTCTCGGCGATCTCGCGGACCTGGTCCCAACTGACCTTGGCGACCTTGGTCTTGTGCGGCTCCGCCGAGCCCTTGCCCACACCGGCCGCCTTGAGCAGCAGCTTGGCGGCGGGCGGCGTCTTGAGCGCGAAGGTGAAGCTGCGGTCCTCGTAGACGGTGATCTCCACCGGGATGACCTGGCCGCGCTGGTTCTCCGTGGCCGCGTTGTAGGCCTTGCAGAACTCCATGATGTTGACGCCGTGCTGGCCGAGCGCCGGCCCGACCGGCGGGGCCGGGTTGGCCTGCCCGGCCTGGATCTGCAGCTTGATCAGCCCGGCGACTTTCTTCTTCGGGGCCATGAGATTGGGTGTTCCTTCCTGGGTTGTGCAGCCGGTCCGCCGGCTAGATCTTCGAGACTTGGCCGAACGTCAACTCCACCGGCGTTTCCCGGCCGAAGATCGACACCAGCACCTTGAGCTTCTGCTGTTCGGCGTTGACCTCGTTGATCGTGGCCGGCAACGTGGCGAACGGCCCGTCCATGACCGTCACCGATTCGCCGACCTCGTAGTCGACCTCGACGGCCGGACGTTCCAGACCACCCGTCTCGGCGGCGACCGCGGTGCCGGCCGCACCCTTGGCGGGCTTCTTCGCCGCGCCGCGCGGGAGCAGGAACTTCACCACGTCGTCGAGGGTCAGCGCCGACGGGCGCGACGTCGCGCCGACGAACCCGGTCACCCCGGGGGTATTGCGCACCGCGGCCCACGAGTCGTCGGTCAGGTCCATGCGCACCAGGATGTAGCCGGGCAGCACCTTGCGGTTGACCTGCTTGCGCTGGCCGTTCTTGATCTCGGTGACCTCTTCGGTGGGAACCTCCACCTGGAATATGTAGTCGCCGACGTCGAGATTCTGCACCCGGGTTTCCAGGTTGGCTTTGACCTTGTTCTCGTAGCCGGCATAGGAGTGGATGACATACCAGTCGCCGGGCTTGCTGCGCAGCTCCGCCTTGAGCGCGGTGGCCGGGTCGACGTCTTCGGCCGACTCCGCCGGAGCCTCGGGCACGGCGGCGTCGGAGGCCTCAGCGGCCTCCAGCGCCTGGTGGGGCTCGGCGGCCTCCAGCGCCGGGGGCGCCTCTTCGCGCTCCTCCACGTCGACCGCTTCGCCCGCGGACGTGTCACCGTCGAAGGTACTCACGGTTTTCAGTCCTTCCTGTCAGTCTCGAAAGCTCAGCCGAACACCAGCAGCACGAGCTTGGTCAGGCCGAAGTCCGCGAGCCCGACCAGCGCCACCATGAAGGCGAGGAACACCAGCACCACCGAGGTGTAGGTGAGCATCTGCTTGCGGTTCGGCCAGATCACCTTCCGCATCTCCGCAACGACCTGCTTGAGGTAGTTGTAGACGAAGACGAACGGGTTGGCGGAACTGCCGGCTTTCGTGGCCTTCGGCGCCTTCGCCGCCTTGCTCTTGAGGCCCTTCTTGGCCCTGCCCTTGCCCGTCCCGGCCTCGGCCGACGATTCGTCTCCGCCGGCGCCGCCCGCGTCGTCCGCCCGCTGCCGGGACCGCTTACCCGTGGGCCGTTGCGGGCGCGCCGCGGTCTGGGTCGCCACCGCCGAGCGGCCGCCGCTCCCGCGGCTCTGCTCGGTGTCGCCGCCGTCGCGTGCGGCGTCGTCGGCAACGTCCTTCTCGTCGCTCACCGCATGCTCCTTCGTCCGATAACTATTTCGTGAGCCGTCCCGTTGTGATGAGGCACACTTCCAGTGTCCACCATGGCACGATACCCAGTGTCCGACTCCTCCTCAGGCCGTCCCGGCCTGCATCGTCGTCGGACGTACGCCGTCAGCAGGGGCGACAGGACTTGAACCTGCAACCTGCGGTTTTGGAGACCGCTGCTCTGCCAGTTGAGCTACGCCCCTTCGCGGTTGGCAGGACAGATCCACCTCCGACCCGGTCCAACCCTGTCCTCGGGGCTTGCACGGCGCGCGCTTCCGCTCGTGCAATTCGTGGGAAGCGCGTTAATGCTGGGAAAACCCCGAGGTCCGAGTGTACATCGACGCGCGAGTCAGTTACTAATCACGCAGTTCTGACGACCTGTCCCGATTCCGCGTCCCATTTCAGCTGGATCGAGTTGTCACCCTCGTGCCCCATCAGGGTCGTGTACGCCTCCAGGATCACCTCACCGTCCTCGTTGGTGCAGGTGTTCTTCGTGACGACGATGTCGGCGCCGAAACGCTCGTCCACCGAATAGATCTCCATCCTGGCGAACAGCTTGTCGCCGACGCGCACCGGCCTGAGGTAGACGAACTTCTGGTCGACCTGGACGATCTGCATCGTCTCCATGCCCACATCGACGTTCCGGAAGAAATCGTCCTGCACGAGTTTCGCGAAGATCGATACGAACGTCAGCGGCGCGATGATGTTGTCATGGCCCAGCTCGGCCGCCTTCTCCTCGTAAAAGGCCGCGGGATCGGTGCACTTGACCGCGCGCGCGAAGCTGCGGACCTGCTCGCGGCCCACGACGAAGTGGTCCGGGTACCGCCAGACCATGCCGCGGATGTCGACCTTGAGCGCCATCGGCTACGCCAGTGTGGCCGACGCGATGGCCCGGCCGAAGATCTTCTTACCCCCGGTGGTGGCCGTGAGGGCGATGGTCACCGACTTGGTCTCGGGATCGACCGACTTGACCTTCCCGCTGAACACGAGCTCGGCGCCCTTGCCGTCGTTGGGCACCGGCACCACGGCGGTGAACCGCACGTTGTACTCGGTGACCGCCCCGGGGTCGCCGACCCAGGACGTCACGTAGCCCCCGCCGATGCCCATGGTCAGCATCCCGTGCGCGATGGCGGTGTCCAGCCCGACGACCTTGGCGATCTCGTCGTCCCAGTGGATCGGGTTCAGATCGCCGGAGACCCCCGCGTAGTTCACCAGGTCCTGGCGCGTCAGCGGGTAGGTCTTCTCCGGCAGCTGGTCGCCCACCTTCACCGAACTGAACTCACGTAGTGGCATGTGCAAATCCCTCTTCTCCGTTGTCCCCGGCACGGCCGGCCAAGGTCGTATAGGTCTCCTGAACGACCTCGCCGGCCTCGTTGGTGACGATGTTCCTCGTCACGATGATCTGGGTGCCGTGCGCCTCACGCACCGAGTCCACGTAGACGTCGCAGTAGAGTTTGTCGCCCACCACGATCGGCCGCTTGAACTTCAGAACCTGGTCGACCTGGACGATCTGCTGGTCTGTGACCGCGACGTTGGCATGCTCGAAGAACGCCGACTGCGCCCGATAGCCGAACACGCTGATGAACGTCAGCGGCGCCGTCAGGCCGTCATACCCGAGCTCGGCAGCCGCCTTTTCCTCGAAAAACGCCTCGTCATCGTTGTGCACGGCGACGGCGTATTCGCGGATCTTTTCGCGTTCCACCTCGTAATGGTCGGGATAGCGGTAGTGCATCCCGACGATCCTCGTCAACGACACGGCGTTCGAACCTACCTAGTCGATCCGGATAACCAGCTTGCGTGTCGGCGCTAACGCGTCTCGCGATGCGCCTGATGCTTGCCGCAGTTCGGGCAGAACTTCTTCAACTCCAGGCGGTCGGGGTCGTTACGGCGGTTCTTCTTGGTGATGTAGTTGCGGTGCTTGCACACCTCACACGCCAAGGTGATCTTGGGCCGTACATCGGTGCTGGAAGCCATGTCCCGTTCTCTCTCGAAGATTGTTGTGTTGTAGCGATGGCCGGACTCGAACCGGCGACCTAACGATTATGAGTCGTTCGCTCTAACCGACTGAGCTACATCGCCTCTGTACGCCGCCAGCCTGCCCGGCGTCCGCCGAGCCCCCTAACGGAATCGAACCGTTGACCTTTTCCTTACCATGGAAACGCTCTGCCGACTGAGCTAAGGGGGCCGTTCACCCGAATCGACCGGTGATGCCGCGGGCCTAGAAGAGGGTACAACCCGGCTCGCGACCTCACCAAACCACGTGCGGATTGCGCAGCCGGGCGACGAGAACCGCCCGACGGCGGAACAACGGGCTGACGACGAGGATCACCCCCGATTCTCGCTGCGGCGGGGTTCCCACGCGCGGAGGTCGCTGAACTCGTCGTACTCCTCGTCGGGTGGTTCGCCCTCCCCGGCACCACCCTCGTTGAGCAGGGTCCGCAGCGCGAGGTGGACGGCTTCGCGCGTGTCTGCCAGGCCGTATCGACGAATAGCCTCATCGACCAGGTCGGTGTCGATCACGATCTCGACCTTCTTCTTCATGCGCCAACAATACCCAGTGCATACAAGCGCAATCGAGACTCACGGGGCGTCGGCCGAGCACGTCGCCGGCGCTGCCGCACGGCTGCGGTCGGCGCATCCCGGGCGAGCCCTAGTCTGATGGGGTGTCAGAGGACCGTCTCTACTTCCGTCAACTGCTCTCCGGTCGCGACTTCGCCGCCGGCGATGTGGTCGCGACGCAGATGCGCAATTTCGCCTACCTGATCGGCGATCGACAGACCGGTGACTGCGTCGTCGTCGACCCGGCCTACGCCGCCGGCGACCTTGCCGACACGCTGGAGGCCGACGGCATGCACCTGTCCGGGGTCCTGGTCACCCACCATCATCCCGACCACGTGGGCGGTTCGATGATGGGCTTCGAGTTGAAGGGCCTGGCCGAGCTACTGGATCGCAAGGCCGTGCCCGTGCACGTGAACACCCATGAGGCACAGTGGGTCTCGCGCGTGACCGGGATCGGGATGGGCGACCTGACCACCCATGAGGACCACGACAAGGTCACCGTCGGCGACATCGCGATCGAGCTGCTGCACACCCCGGGACACACGCCGGGCAGCCAGTGCTTCCTGCTCGACGGCCGACTGGTCGCCGGCGACACGTTGTTCCTGGACGGCTGCGGGCGCACGGACTTCCCCGGTGGAAACTCCGACGAGATGTACCGCAGCCTGCAGCGGCTCGCCACGCTGCCCGGCGATCCGACGGTGTTTCCGGGGCACTGGTACTCGGCCGACCCGAGCGCATCGTTGTCGGAGGTCAAGCGTTCCAATTACGTGTACCGCGCCGCCGATCTCGAGCAGTGGCGAATGCTGATGGGCGGCTGAGCGACACCGCGGCGCGCGATCCCGTCGAAGAGTTCCCCGGTCGGCGGTGTCCGGAAGCATTTACGATCGACCCGGCGAACGACGGTTCTCCTTCCCCAAACCGCCGACTGTGGCCGAATACGAGAATGCCGCCGACGGCCATGCCAACGTCGTGGAATTGCAACTGCCGCGGGAGTTGCCCGTACTCGCCCCGGGCCAGGAGTGGCGGATGGTGTGGGATTCGGCGCTCGACCTTGCCGAGATCGGGCACGGCATCGAGTCGCGCGGCACCGGCACCGTGACCTACAACGACCGTCCCGAACGGCCGGCCGCGCGGCTGGCGGCTGCGGCAGCCCCATCGGGTGCCGCTGGAAACGAGGGTGGAGCTGGACTGGGACGCCCTGCCCCCCGTTCAGCGGATCGAACTGCTGACGACGCACGACCCGGCGAAGCGGGAGAAGCAGAAGCTGGAGTTGCTGCGCGGTCTCTTGACCTAACTCCCACTATGCGAGCAAGAAGACGCGGCCCGAGGTGTTCCGCGACGGGATCGAACGGATCAACGGCGCCGTGTGCGAGACCCAGGACAGGTGGCGTCCCCGACAGCTCGACCAGCCCCCCGACGTCAGCCTGCGCTGGGGCGACGCCGGGACGAACTGGGCAGGCACCGCGGTCAGCACGTGTGACACCCGGTCCGACGGGGCGCTCGACGGTCGATCTGATTCAATCGACTCCGCTGTCCGTATCGAAGGAGCACCCAGTGAGCGGCCCGGTCGTCTACAGCCTCGAGGATTCCGTCGCCGTCATCCGGATGGATGACGGCAAGGTCAACGCGCTGGGCCCGGCGATGCAGCAGGCGATCGGCGAGGCGATCGACCGGGCCGACCGGGAGAACGCCGGGGCGGTGGTGATCGCCGGCAACGACCGGGTCTTCAGTGGCGGCTTCGATTTGAAGATCCTCACTTCCGGCGAGGTGCAACCGGCGATCGACATGCTGCGGGGCGGCTTCGAACTGGCGCATCGGCTGCTGTCCTACCCGAAGCCGGTGGTGATGGCCTGCACCGGCCACGCCATCGCGATGGGGGCCTTCCTGCTGTCCTCCGGCGACCACCGCGTGGCCGCCCACGCCTACAACATCCAGGCCAACGAGGTCGCAATCGGCATGACCATCCCGTATGCGGCCCTCGAGATCATGAAGCTGCGGCTGACGCGTTCGGCGTACCAGCAGGCCACCGTCCTGGCCAAGACGTTCTTCGGAGAGACCGCGCTGGCAGCCGGCTTCGTCGACGAGATCGTGCTGCCCGAGATGGTGCTCAGCCGCGCCCGGGAAGCCGCGCGCGAATTCGCCGGCCTGCACCAGCGGGCCCACGCCGCGACCAAGTTGCGCGCCCGCGCCGATGCGCTACAGGCCATTCGCGCCGGGATCGACGGGATCGAAGCCGAGTTCGGGCTGTAGGACTGCGGCTTGTGAGGAAAGGGGCGGCTGCGGGGCAGCCGCCCCCAACCACCTCCTCCGTCAAGAAGTCTGGCACGTCGGCGCGATCTCGTCACGCCACCCGGCGTATCCCTCGACGGGCGGCGAACACGTCAGGGGAGGCGGAAATGAGGAGGGGGACGGATGTGGCCTGCCCGGCACTCAGTCCTCCGCTGAAACCCATTGGTATGGGAGGAATTTGCCGTCGAACGTCACGACGACGCGGTCCCCGGACGGGTGCGGTTTCTTGTGCAGGTCGACGCTGAAGTTGATCGCGCTCATGATCCCGTCGCCGAACTGCTCGTGGATCAGCTCCTTGAGGGCGCCGCCGTACACCTGCAGCGCCTCGTAGAAGCGGTAGATCGTCGGGTCGGTCGGCACCGCGGTCGGGAGCCCGCCGCGCATCGGCGGAGCGGCCAGCACCGGCACCGCCGATGCGTCCAGGCCGAGCATCTCCACCAGGATTTCGCCGAACTCGGCGGGCACCGGCTGCTGGCCGAGCAGGGCGGACGTGGTCCACACGACCGGTCTGCCGATGGCGTCGGCCAACTGCTGCCAGCTCAGGCCCCGCGCCAGGCGGGCCAGGACGATCTGTTCGGTGAGTTCGTGTCGGTTCATGGCCCCAGCATGCACTCCCGCGACCGGCGCGCGGGCGGCGAAGCGGGCGTACGCTGCCCCCCGTCGGAGCATGGCCAATCCCTGCCCGCGGGCGAGGAACAGCGC is part of the Mycobacterium sp. HUMS_12744610 genome and encodes:
- the nusG gene encoding transcription termination/antitermination protein NusG produces the protein MSTFDGDTSAGEAVDVEEREEAPPALEAAEPHQALEAAEASDAAVPEAPAESAEDVDPATALKAELRSKPGDWYVIHSYAGYENKVKANLETRVQNLDVGDYIFQVEVPTEEVTEIKNGQRKQVNRKVLPGYILVRMDLTDDSWAAVRNTPGVTGFVGATSRPSALTLDDVVKFLLPRGAAKKPAKGAAGTAVAAETGGLERPAVEVDYEVGESVTVMDGPFATLPATINEVNAEQQKLKVLVSIFGRETPVELTFGQVSKI
- the secE gene encoding preprotein translocase subunit SecE; translation: MSDEKDVADDAARDGGDTEQSRGSGGRSAVATQTAARPQRPTGKRSRQRADDAGGAGGDESSAEAGTGKGRAKKGLKSKAAKAPKATKAGSSANPFVFVYNYLKQVVAEMRKVIWPNRKQMLTYTSVVLVFLAFMVALVGLADFGLTKLVLLVFG
- the hadC gene encoding (3R)-hydroxyacyl-ACP dehydratase subunit HadC — protein: MALKVDIRGMVWRYPDHFVVGREQVRSFARAVKCTDPAAFYEEKAAELGHDNIIAPLTFVSIFAKLVQDDFFRNVDVGMETMQIVQVDQKFVYLRPVRVGDKLFARMEIYSVDERFGADIVVTKNTCTNEDGEVILEAYTTLMGHEGDNSIQLKWDAESGQVVRTA
- the hadB gene encoding (3R)-hydroxyacyl-ACP dehydratase subunit HadB, producing the protein MPLREFSSVKVGDQLPEKTYPLTRQDLVNYAGVSGDLNPIHWDDEIAKVVGLDTAIAHGMLTMGIGGGYVTSWVGDPGAVTEYNVRFTAVVPVPNDGKGAELVFSGKVKSVDPETKSVTIALTATTGGKKIFGRAIASATLA
- the hadA gene encoding (3R)-hydroxyacyl-ACP dehydratase subunit HadA, whose protein sequence is MHYRYPDHYEVEREKIREYAVAVHNDDEAFFEEKAAAELGYDGLTAPLTFISVFGYRAQSAFFEHANVAVTDQQIVQVDQVLKFKRPIVVGDKLYCDVYVDSVREAHGTQIIVTRNIVTNEAGEVVQETYTTLAGRAGDNGEEGFAHATT
- the rpmG gene encoding 50S ribosomal protein L33 → MASSTDVRPKITLACEVCKHRNYITKKNRRNDPDRLELKKFCPNCGKHQAHRETR
- a CDS encoding type II toxin-antitoxin system VapB family antitoxin, with product MKKKVEIVIDTDLVDEAIRRYGLADTREAVHLALRTLLNEGGAGEGEPPDEEYDEFSDLRAWEPRRSENRG
- a CDS encoding MBL fold metallo-hydrolase, with translation MSEDRLYFRQLLSGRDFAAGDVVATQMRNFAYLIGDRQTGDCVVVDPAYAAGDLADTLEADGMHLSGVLVTHHHPDHVGGSMMGFELKGLAELLDRKAVPVHVNTHEAQWVSRVTGIGMGDLTTHEDHDKVTVGDIAIELLHTPGHTPGSQCFLLDGRLVAGDTLFLDGCGRTDFPGGNSDEMYRSLQRLATLPGDPTVFPGHWYSADPSASLSEVKRSNYVYRAADLEQWRMLMGG
- a CDS encoding crotonase/enoyl-CoA hydratase family protein produces the protein MSGPVVYSLEDSVAVIRMDDGKVNALGPAMQQAIGEAIDRADRENAGAVVIAGNDRVFSGGFDLKILTSGEVQPAIDMLRGGFELAHRLLSYPKPVVMACTGHAIAMGAFLLSSGDHRVAAHAYNIQANEVAIGMTIPYAALEIMKLRLTRSAYQQATVLAKTFFGETALAAGFVDEIVLPEMVLSRAREAAREFAGLHQRAHAATKLRARADALQAIRAGIDGIEAEFGL
- the cynS gene encoding cyanase; translated protein: MNRHELTEQIVLARLARGLSWQQLADAIGRPVVWTTSALLGQQPVPAEFGEILVEMLGLDASAVPVLAAPPMRGGLPTAVPTDPTIYRFYEALQVYGGALKELIHEQFGDGIMSAINFSVDLHKKPHPSGDRVVVTFDGKFLPYQWVSAED